Below is a window of Mucilaginibacter sp. PAMC 26640 DNA.
GATCTGCTCGGTCACTTTCATCGAACCGAGTTCGGCACCAATACTGCTGCCGATCTTTCCGGCAAAGATAAGTGCCGTGATCACCGGGCCTATTTCGCGAACAATGGCGATTCCTACCATTACCGGCAACTGGGATTCAACACCATAACTGACCAGCGAAGGTCTCAATTGCATGGTCAACACCAGTCCCATAATAAATCCCGTCAGGCCCACCAGCGGCAAAGACTTGTAGCCAATGATATAGCATTGCGCCCTCAATTCCTTCAGTTCGAACTTTGGTTTCATCCCGTGTGAAAAGAAGCGCCCGGTAAATTTGGTAATGCTGCCGGTCTCGTCAAAGAACTCCCGCGTATTTGTCAATAATGGCATAGTTGTGTTTTTAACTTAGGTTGCTTTGATCATCTCTATTTCGATGATCTTTTTCCGTTCGTGGTATTCTTCTTTGCCGATCTCTCCGGCAGCAAACCGCTTGAGTAAAACATCCAACGGGCCGTCTTTTTTATTGCGCTGACCCGGAATATTATAAGGAAGTATGAAGATCCAGACCAGCATAATAAACCAGGCTGACCACCAGAGCGGGTCCATGCCCCAGAAACTATAGTTATAAAACATCTTGTTTGATTTTAAAATGGGTAAATGATAGCTGAAATCAAGCTTTATAATAGCGCGATCTCCCGGTAACTTTGCGCCAGTAGGGAATCGATCTCTGCCTTGATCAGCACGGAAAGCTGGTCGGTGCGATTAGGTAACTCATCAGCAACCTTGGCCAGTGAAGCTACTTTTTGATAGTAGCTTTTATTTTCCCACGTTTCCAATCTCTCTTCAGCCAGCGCTAATTCCGCATCAACTAATACTGCCGGGATCTCCTGGCAGCCTTTAATCTCGAATACATTGTGATATAATGGTGTTTGCAGCAACATGCCTGAGTTTAATTAAAAGGTGAGTGATGAATAATTAAAGCGGGAGGCTATCCTCCCGCTTTAGGTTTTAGTTTTCGTAATAGTCGATATACAACTCGTTATCAACTTCGCAAACACCGGGAGCGTTCCAGGCAATACGGTCCGCTTCGTCTTTCTGATAAAGTGAATGTACCGAGCCTGTTAAAGTAACGCGGCTGCCATTGACCTTAACCTCTATACCCTGATCACTAACAGACCAGTTACGCGCAAGCGCTTCTTCGATCTCTTTCGTTTCGATCTCGTCATGGCTTTCGGCCTGGATCTTGATCTCATTGGTAACCCCAATCACACCCATTAATGGTTTAACCGCATTCTTAGCTGCATCCTTTTGAAAGTTCCAGTGCACTGCACCTTCCAATTTCACCCAGCCGTTTTCAACGAATGCTTTTACCTTGCCA
It encodes the following:
- a CDS encoding ornithine aminotransferase, giving the protein MRTNEELQQDVENAIKWEPLLNAAEIGVTAKDGVITLTGTVDNYLKKQEAENAAKSVAGVKAVAEDITIKFPSDFRKSDTEIAKEVIDALKANWIPDGKVKAFVENGWVKLEGAVHWNFQKDAAKNAVKPLMGVIGVTNEIKIQAESHDEIETKEIEEALARNWSVSDQGIEVKVNGSRVTLTGSVHSLYQKDEADRIAWNAPGVCEVDNELYIDYYEN